The Pseudomonas kermanshahensis genome includes a window with the following:
- a CDS encoding class I SAM-dependent methyltransferase, translating into MTSTTHTDVVQRQFGEQANAYLSSAVHAQGTEFALLQAALAGQAEARVLDLGCGAGHVSFHVAPLVTEVVAYDLSQSMLDVVASAAADRGLGNIITQRGAAERLPFADASFDFVFSRYSAHHWSDLGLALREVRRVLKPGGVAAFIDVMSPGSPLLDTYLQTVEVLRDTSHVRDYSVAEWQRQVSEAGLHVRSHTRQPLRLEFGTWVERMRTPEPMRVAIRQLQQAMGEEVRQYYQIEADGSFSTDVLVLWAER; encoded by the coding sequence ATGACCAGCACCACCCACACCGACGTGGTCCAACGCCAGTTCGGCGAGCAGGCCAACGCCTACCTCAGCAGCGCCGTGCACGCCCAGGGCACCGAGTTCGCCCTGCTGCAAGCCGCGCTGGCCGGCCAGGCCGAGGCTCGCGTGCTGGACCTGGGCTGCGGTGCCGGTCATGTCAGTTTCCACGTTGCGCCCCTTGTCACCGAAGTGGTCGCTTACGACCTGTCGCAGTCCATGCTCGACGTGGTGGCCAGTGCCGCCGCCGACCGTGGCCTGGGCAATATCATCACGCAACGCGGCGCCGCCGAACGCCTGCCGTTCGCCGACGCCTCATTCGACTTCGTTTTCAGCCGCTACTCGGCACACCACTGGAGCGACCTGGGCCTGGCCCTGCGCGAAGTGCGCCGCGTGCTGAAACCGGGCGGTGTGGCGGCCTTCATCGATGTCATGTCGCCGGGCAGCCCGTTGCTCGACACCTACCTGCAAACCGTTGAGGTGCTGCGCGACACCAGCCACGTGCGCGACTATTCCGTCGCCGAATGGCAACGCCAGGTTAGCGAAGCCGGCCTGCATGTGCGCAGCCACACCCGCCAGCCGCTGCGCCTGGAGTTTGGCACCTGGGTCGAGCGTATGCGTACCCCCGAACCGATGCGTGTGGCCATACGCCAATTGCAGCAAGCCATGGGCGAGGAAGTGCGGCAGTATTACCAGATTGAAGCCGACGGCTCGTTCAGCACCGATGTGCTGGTACTGTGGGCTGAGCGCTGA
- the leuD gene encoding 3-isopropylmalate dehydratase small subunit, translated as MKAFTQHTGLVAPLDRANVDTDQIIPKQFLKSIKRTGFGPNLFDEWRYLDVGQPYQDNSKRPLNEEFVLNHARYQGASVLLARENFGCGSSREHAPWALDEYGFRSVIAPSFADIFFNNSFKNGLLPIILSDEEVDELFKQVEANPGYQLTIDLQAQAVTRPDGKVLHFEIDAFRKHCLLNGLDDIGLTLQDGDSIKAFEAKHRASQPWLFRDA; from the coding sequence ATGAAAGCCTTTACCCAGCACACTGGCCTCGTCGCGCCGTTGGACCGTGCCAACGTCGACACCGACCAGATCATCCCCAAGCAGTTTCTCAAGTCGATCAAGCGCACCGGCTTCGGCCCCAACCTGTTCGACGAGTGGCGCTACCTGGACGTGGGCCAGCCCTACCAGGACAACAGCAAGCGCCCGTTGAACGAAGAGTTCGTGCTCAACCACGCGCGCTACCAGGGCGCCAGCGTGTTGCTGGCGCGCGAAAACTTCGGTTGCGGTTCGAGCCGCGAACACGCGCCATGGGCGTTGGACGAGTACGGCTTCCGCAGCGTCATCGCACCGAGCTTTGCCGACATCTTCTTCAACAACAGCTTCAAGAACGGCTTGCTGCCGATCATCCTGAGCGATGAGGAAGTCGATGAGCTGTTCAAGCAGGTCGAAGCCAACCCTGGCTATCAGCTGACCATCGACCTGCAAGCCCAGGCCGTGACCCGTCCTGATGGCAAGGTGCTGCACTTCGAGATCGACGCGTTCCGCAAGCACTGCTTGCTCAACGGCCTCGATGACATCGGCCTGACCTTGCAGGACGGCGATTCTATCAAGGCCTTCGAAGCCAAGCACCGCGCCAGCCAGCCTTGGCTGTTTCGGGATGCCTGA
- the leuC gene encoding 3-isopropylmalate dehydratase large subunit, producing MAGKTLYDKLWEAHEVKRRDDGSSLIYIDRHIIHEVTSPQAFEGLRLANRKPWRIDTNIATPDHNVPTTPERKGGIDAIVDQVSRLQVQTLDENCDEYGIVEFKMNDERQGIVHVISPEQGATLPGMTVVCGDSHTSTHGAFGALAHGIGTSEVEHVLATQCLVAKKMKNMLVRVEGELPAGVTAKDIVLAVIGKIGTAGGNGHAMEFAGSAIRGLSMEGRMTICNMSIEAGARVGLVATDATTVAYVEGRPYAPKGEQWKQAVESWKDLVSDEDAVFDTVVELDAAQIKPQVSWGTSPEMVLAVDQRVPDPAAEADLVKRGSIERALKYMGLTANQAITDIQLDRVFIGSCTNSRIEDLRAAAEIAKGRKVAATVKQAIVVPGSGLVKAQAEREGLDKIFLEAGFEWREPGCSMCLAMNPDRLESGEHCASTSNRNFEGRQGAGGRTHLVSPAMAAAAAVTGHFIDVRELIQGSAA from the coding sequence ATGGCTGGCAAAACGCTCTACGACAAACTCTGGGAAGCCCATGAGGTCAAGCGCCGTGATGACGGCTCGTCCTTGATCTATATCGACCGCCACATCATCCACGAAGTGACGTCGCCCCAGGCCTTCGAAGGCCTGCGCCTGGCGAACCGCAAGCCATGGCGTATCGATACCAACATCGCCACCCCTGATCACAACGTGCCGACCACGCCAGAGCGCAAGGGCGGTATCGACGCCATCGTCGACCAGGTGTCGCGCCTCCAGGTGCAGACCCTCGATGAGAACTGTGACGAGTACGGCATCGTCGAATTCAAGATGAATGACGAGCGCCAGGGCATCGTCCATGTCATTAGCCCAGAGCAAGGTGCCACCTTGCCGGGCATGACCGTGGTCTGCGGCGACTCGCACACGTCCACCCACGGCGCTTTCGGTGCCTTGGCCCACGGCATCGGCACCTCCGAGGTCGAGCATGTGCTCGCCACCCAGTGCCTGGTCGCCAAGAAGATGAAGAACATGCTGGTGCGCGTCGAAGGCGAATTGCCTGCAGGCGTCACTGCCAAGGACATCGTCCTCGCCGTCATCGGCAAGATCGGCACCGCGGGTGGCAACGGCCACGCCATGGAGTTCGCCGGCAGCGCTATCCGTGGCTTGTCCATGGAAGGCCGCATGACCATCTGCAACATGTCGATCGAAGCCGGTGCCCGCGTGGGCCTGGTGGCGACCGATGCCACCACCGTCGCCTATGTCGAAGGCCGCCCCTATGCACCGAAGGGCGAGCAATGGAAGCAAGCCGTCGAGTCGTGGAAAGACCTCGTCTCCGATGAAGACGCCGTGTTCGACACCGTGGTCGAACTGGATGCCGCGCAAATCAAGCCACAGGTCAGCTGGGGCACATCGCCCGAGATGGTGTTGGCCGTTGATCAGCGCGTACCGGACCCAGCTGCCGAAGCTGACCTGGTCAAGCGGGGCTCGATCGAGCGTGCCCTGAAGTACATGGGCCTGACCGCCAACCAGGCGATCACCGATATTCAGCTGGACCGCGTGTTCATCGGCTCGTGCACCAACTCGCGGATCGAAGACTTGCGCGCCGCGGCCGAAATCGCCAAGGGCCGCAAAGTGGCCGCTACCGTCAAGCAGGCCATTGTCGTCCCGGGCTCGGGCCTGGTGAAGGCGCAAGCCGAGCGTGAAGGCTTGGACAAGATCTTCCTTGAAGCGGGCTTCGAGTGGCGCGAGCCGGGTTGCTCGATGTGCCTGGCGATGAACCCGGACCGCCTGGAAAGCGGCGAGCACTGTGCCTCGACGTCCAACCGCAACTTTGAAGGCCGTCAGGGTGCCGGTGGTCGTACTCACCTGGTCAGCCCGGCCATGGCCGCCGCCGCTGCGGTGACCGGCCACTTCATCGATGTCCGCGAGTTGATCCAAGGGAGCGCAGCATGA
- a CDS encoding LysR family transcriptional regulator, translating into MDLANLSAFIAIAETGSFSGAGERLHLTQPAISKRIAGLEQQLDVRLFDRLGREVTLTEAGRALLPRAYQILNVLDDTRRALTNLTGEVSGRLTLATSHHIGLHRLPPLLRAFTRQYPSVALDIQFMDSEAAYDEILHGRAEIAVITLAPEPHHLIKAIPVWDDALDFVAAPEHPLANNHAVSLADVARHPAVFPGGNTFTHHIVQRLFESQGLTPNIAMSTNYLETIKMMVSIGLAWSVLPRTMLDDQVAPIALPGIQLSRQLGYILHTERTLSNAARAFMALLDSHAGSA; encoded by the coding sequence ATGGATCTGGCCAACCTCAGCGCTTTTATCGCCATTGCCGAGACCGGCAGCTTCTCAGGGGCCGGCGAACGCCTGCACCTGACCCAGCCCGCCATCAGCAAACGCATCGCCGGGCTTGAGCAGCAACTGGACGTGCGCCTGTTCGACCGCTTGGGGCGTGAAGTGACCCTGACCGAGGCCGGGCGGGCGCTGTTGCCGCGGGCCTATCAGATTCTCAACGTGCTTGATGATACCCGACGCGCGCTGACCAACTTGACCGGGGAAGTGAGTGGTCGGTTGACCCTGGCCACCAGCCACCATATCGGCTTGCACCGCTTGCCCCCGCTTTTACGGGCCTTTACTCGGCAATACCCTTCGGTGGCGTTGGATATTCAGTTCATGGACTCAGAAGCTGCCTACGACGAAATACTCCATGGCCGCGCTGAAATTGCCGTTATCACGCTGGCGCCAGAGCCCCACCACCTGATCAAGGCGATCCCGGTGTGGGACGACGCGCTGGACTTCGTGGCGGCCCCGGAACACCCGCTGGCCAACAACCACGCGGTCAGCCTGGCCGATGTCGCGCGCCACCCGGCGGTCTTCCCGGGTGGTAATACCTTTACCCACCACATCGTCCAGCGCCTGTTCGAAAGCCAGGGCCTGACGCCGAACATCGCCATGAGCACCAACTACCTGGAAACCATCAAAATGATGGTTTCCATTGGCCTGGCCTGGAGCGTGCTGCCGCGCACCATGCTCGATGATCAGGTTGCACCCATCGCTTTACCCGGCATACAGCTGTCGCGCCAGCTAGGCTACATTTTGCACACGGAGCGAACGCTATCGAATGCGGCGAGGGCCTTCATGGCCTTGCTCGACAGCCATGCAGGGTCCGCCTGA
- a CDS encoding bifunctional diguanylate cyclase/phosphodiesterase yields MPKSANRFPRLPRIPAADPQESEQAWQNAPQLLAALNGARLGAWLWDIETGRVSWSRGTQALFGFDPLRPLPNDIDYLDLLPEEDRARTRQLFQAVVNGEPVEQAMRHRIRWPDGSLHWLEINGSLTHDRHGRPQMIGVIREITRQRERETALINSEKRFATLFHLSPNAILLTRRHDGMIFEVNQHFEDMFGWPGNQVIGKTSLELGLWVHPEQRPQLLDATRASGGPLIMEVQFRASNDKVHDGILCTQAIELEGVTFLLSTFVDTTERKRAEQALKDSQERLDLALDSAQLGTWDWHIPSGMLYGSARAAQLHGLDPIPFHESFDAFFEGVPEEERNVMRQAYRSLREGPAGNYQITYRVQLENGASRYIESRARLYRDDQGNPLRMAGTLLDITDQVEREQRLSASEEKFASLFQVSPDPICVTRQDTGQFIEINPAFTQTFGWSADQVIGRTAEEIGLWAESIERAQRIERVIREQALSNVAVVVNHRNGVPLTCVISSCLISVDDQPCSVTTLRDITQQQRAEAALKSSEEKFAKAFHSSPDAITITERYSGRYLEINDGFCRLTGYSAAEVVGRSVYELGIWADDKQRSALLAELKERGRVHHREMLGRNKRGDILTVEVSVEPITLNETDCLLLTARDVSQLKNAQAQIRHLAYHDPLTNLPNRALLMDRLSQQIALLKRHNLRGALLFLDLDHFKHINDSLGHPVGDTVLKIITARLEASVRLEDTVARLGGDEFVVLLSGLEGSREQVESKVRELADTLRELLAEPMSLDGQRLQVTPSIGVALIPDHGTTPADLLKRADIALYRAKDSGRNTTQLFHTTMQKAASERLRMENDLRLALARGELALHFQPQVDARDNRIVGAEVLLRWHHPQLGQQPPAQFIQVLEESGLILEVGSWILDEACDACARMLTDGLIDADDFSLCVNISPRQFRQNDFVGRVLRSLDDYRLPRRMLKLEITEGIVIQNLEDTISKMRELKRYGVSFAMDDFGTGYSSLTYLKRLPVDALKIDQTFVRDAPIDPNDAEIVRAIVAMAHSLDLAVIAEGVELTEQLEFLEKLGCHLYQGYLHSRPLPLHEFRQMLLEAPADY; encoded by the coding sequence ATGCCCAAATCAGCAAACCGCTTTCCGCGCCTGCCGCGCATTCCTGCGGCCGACCCACAGGAATCCGAACAGGCCTGGCAAAACGCCCCGCAACTGCTCGCCGCGCTCAACGGCGCCCGCCTGGGGGCCTGGCTGTGGGACATCGAAACCGGCCGGGTCAGCTGGTCACGCGGTACCCAGGCGCTGTTCGGCTTCGACCCGCTACGCCCGCTGCCCAACGACATCGACTACCTCGACCTGCTGCCCGAAGAAGACCGCGCACGCACCCGTCAGCTGTTCCAGGCGGTGGTCAACGGCGAGCCCGTGGAGCAAGCCATGCGCCACCGCATCCGCTGGCCGGATGGCAGCCTGCACTGGCTGGAAATCAACGGCAGCCTGACCCACGACCGCCACGGCAGACCGCAGATGATCGGGGTCATCCGTGAGATCACCCGCCAGCGCGAGCGCGAAACGGCGCTGATCAACTCGGAAAAACGCTTTGCCACGCTGTTTCACCTGAGCCCCAATGCGATCCTCCTGACCCGCCGCCACGACGGCATGATCTTCGAGGTCAACCAGCATTTCGAAGACATGTTCGGCTGGCCAGGCAACCAAGTGATTGGCAAGACCAGCCTGGAGCTGGGCCTGTGGGTGCACCCCGAGCAGCGCCCGCAACTGCTGGACGCTACCCGCGCCAGCGGAGGCCCACTGATCATGGAAGTGCAGTTCCGGGCCAGCAACGACAAGGTGCACGACGGCATCCTCTGCACCCAGGCCATCGAACTGGAGGGGGTGACATTTTTGCTCAGCACCTTCGTCGACACTACCGAACGCAAGCGTGCCGAACAGGCCCTCAAGGACAGCCAGGAACGCCTCGACCTGGCCCTGGACTCAGCCCAGCTGGGTACCTGGGACTGGCACATCCCCAGCGGCATGCTCTACGGCTCGGCCCGTGCCGCGCAGCTACACGGGCTGGACCCGATCCCCTTCCACGAATCGTTCGATGCCTTTTTCGAGGGCGTACCGGAGGAAGAGCGCAATGTCATGCGCCAAGCCTACCGCAGCCTGCGCGAAGGGCCTGCGGGCAATTACCAGATCACTTACCGCGTGCAGCTGGAGAACGGCGCGTCACGCTATATCGAAAGCCGCGCACGGCTGTACCGGGACGACCAAGGCAACCCCTTGCGCATGGCCGGCACCCTGCTGGACATCACCGACCAGGTCGAGCGCGAGCAACGCCTCAGCGCCTCGGAAGAAAAGTTCGCCAGCCTGTTCCAGGTCAGCCCTGACCCCATCTGCGTGACCCGCCAGGACACCGGCCAGTTCATCGAGATCAACCCGGCCTTTACCCAGACGTTCGGCTGGAGCGCCGACCAGGTAATCGGTCGCACCGCCGAGGAAATCGGCCTGTGGGCTGAGTCCATCGAACGTGCGCAACGCATCGAGCGGGTGATCCGCGAACAGGCCCTGAGCAACGTTGCGGTGGTGGTCAACCACCGCAACGGCGTGCCCTTGACCTGCGTGATATCCAGCTGCCTGATCAGCGTCGATGACCAACCCTGCAGCGTCACCACCCTGCGCGACATTACCCAGCAGCAACGGGCCGAGGCGGCGCTGAAATCCAGCGAAGAGAAGTTCGCCAAGGCCTTCCACTCCAGCCCTGATGCCATCACCATCACCGAGCGCTACAGCGGCCGCTACCTGGAAATCAACGATGGTTTCTGCCGGCTCACCGGCTACAGCGCGGCCGAAGTGGTCGGGCGCAGCGTGTATGAGTTGGGCATCTGGGCCGATGACAAGCAGCGCAGCGCCCTGCTCGCCGAGCTCAAAGAGCGTGGCCGGGTGCACCATCGGGAGATGCTCGGGCGCAACAAACGCGGCGACATCCTCACCGTCGAAGTGTCGGTGGAACCGATCACCCTCAACGAGACCGACTGCCTGCTGCTGACCGCCCGCGATGTCAGCCAACTGAAAAATGCCCAGGCGCAGATCCGCCACCTGGCGTACCACGACCCGCTGACCAACCTGCCCAACCGCGCCCTGCTGATGGACCGCCTGAGCCAGCAGATCGCCCTGCTCAAGCGCCACAACCTGCGTGGCGCGCTGCTGTTCCTTGACCTCGACCACTTCAAGCACATCAACGACTCCTTGGGCCACCCGGTAGGCGATACGGTACTGAAGATCATCACCGCGCGCCTGGAGGCCAGCGTGCGCCTGGAAGACACCGTGGCGCGGCTGGGGGGCGATGAATTCGTGGTGCTGCTCAGCGGCCTGGAAGGCAGCCGCGAACAGGTCGAAAGCAAAGTGCGCGAGCTGGCCGATACCCTGCGCGAACTGCTGGCCGAACCGATGTCGCTGGATGGCCAGCGCCTGCAAGTAACCCCCAGCATCGGCGTGGCGTTGATCCCCGACCACGGCACCACCCCCGCCGACCTGCTCAAGCGTGCCGATATCGCCCTGTACCGGGCCAAGGACTCCGGGCGCAATACCACCCAGTTGTTCCACACCACCATGCAAAAGGCTGCCAGCGAGCGCCTGCGCATGGAAAACGACCTGCGCCTGGCGCTCGCACGGGGTGAGCTGGCCTTGCACTTCCAGCCCCAGGTGGATGCCCGCGACAACCGTATTGTCGGTGCCGAAGTGCTACTGCGCTGGCACCACCCGCAGCTCGGCCAGCAGCCACCGGCGCAGTTCATTCAGGTACTGGAAGAAAGCGGCCTGATCCTGGAAGTAGGCAGCTGGATCCTCGACGAAGCCTGCGATGCCTGCGCGCGCATGCTCACGGACGGGTTGATCGACGCTGATGATTTCAGCCTGTGCGTAAACATCAGCCCGCGGCAGTTCCGCCAAAACGATTTCGTCGGGCGGGTGCTGCGCAGCCTGGACGACTACCGCTTGCCACGGCGGATGCTGAAGCTGGAAATCACCGAAGGCATCGTCATCCAGAACCTGGAAGACACCATCAGCAAGATGCGCGAACTGAAGCGTTACGGGGTGAGTTTTGCCATGGACGACTTCGGCACGGGCTATTCGTCACTGACCTACCTCAAGCGCTTGCCGGTGGATGCACTGAAGATCGACCAGACCTTCGTGCGCGACGCACCGATAGACCCTAACGACGCCGAGATCGTCCGCGCCATCGTCGCCATGGCCCACAGCCTGGACCTGGCGGTGATTGCCGAAGGGGTGGAGCTGACCGAGCAACTGGAGTTTCTGGAGAAACTGGGCTGCCACTTGTATCAAGGGTACCTGCACAGCCGGCCACTGCCGTTGCACGAATTCCGGCAGATGCTACTGGAAGCACCTGCGGATTACTGA
- a CDS encoding Hsp20 family protein, producing the protein MTTAFSLAPLFRHSVGFDRFNDLFESAARNEAGSSYPPYNVEKHGEDHYRIVVAAAGFQEQDLDLQVEKGVLTVSGGKRDNSAAEVTYLHQGIAQRAFKLSFRLADHIEVKAAGLANGLLSIDLLRIVPEEAKAKRIPINGDKPALN; encoded by the coding sequence ATGACTACCGCTTTCTCTCTCGCTCCACTGTTCCGCCATTCCGTTGGTTTCGACCGTTTCAACGACCTGTTCGAATCCGCGGCACGTAACGAGGCCGGTAGCAGCTACCCGCCCTACAACGTGGAAAAACATGGCGAAGACCACTACCGCATCGTGGTTGCCGCAGCCGGTTTCCAGGAGCAGGACCTCGACCTGCAAGTCGAAAAAGGTGTCCTGACCGTCTCCGGTGGCAAGCGCGACAACAGCGCCGCTGAAGTGACCTACCTGCATCAGGGCATCGCCCAGCGCGCCTTCAAGCTGTCGTTCCGCCTGGCCGACCACATCGAGGTCAAGGCTGCGGGCCTGGCCAATGGCTTGCTCAGCATCGACCTGCTGCGCATCGTGCCTGAAGAAGCCAAGGCCAAACGCATCCCGATCAATGGCGACAAGCCAGCGCTGAACTAA
- a CDS encoding tRNA dihydrouridine synthase — protein MQIALAPMEGLVDNILRDVLTRVGGIDWCVTEFIRVCDRLLPPSSFDKLAPELRQGARTAAGVPMRVQLLGSDPVCLAENAALACELGAPVIDLNFGCPAKTVNKSRGGAVLLKEPELLHAIVREVRRAVPAHIPVTAKMRLGFDSPDGALDCATALAEGGSAHLVVHARTKVEGYKPPAHWEWVARVQDVVKVPVFANGEIWTVDDWRRCREVSGAEHIMLGRGLVSRPDLGVQIAAAREGRDYQPMSWDDLLPLLREFWRQAQAKLSPRYAPGRMKQWLAMLTRSYPEAVVLFAELRREDDCARISRLLGGEVQAFEACVA, from the coding sequence ATGCAAATTGCCCTGGCCCCCATGGAGGGGCTGGTCGACAACATCCTGCGCGACGTCCTGACCCGAGTGGGTGGCATCGATTGGTGCGTCACCGAGTTCATCCGCGTGTGCGACCGCCTGCTGCCGCCATCCTCGTTCGACAAGCTGGCGCCTGAATTGCGCCAAGGCGCGCGGACCGCGGCCGGGGTGCCGATGCGTGTGCAACTGCTGGGCTCCGACCCGGTCTGCCTGGCCGAGAACGCAGCGCTGGCCTGTGAGCTGGGCGCACCAGTAATCGACCTGAACTTCGGTTGCCCAGCCAAGACCGTGAACAAGTCGCGCGGCGGCGCGGTGCTGCTCAAGGAGCCAGAACTGCTGCACGCCATCGTCCGCGAAGTGCGCCGTGCGGTGCCGGCGCATATCCCGGTGACGGCGAAGATGCGCCTGGGCTTCGACAGCCCCGATGGCGCGCTGGACTGCGCCACGGCCCTGGCCGAAGGCGGTTCGGCGCATCTGGTGGTGCACGCCCGCACCAAGGTCGAGGGCTACAAGCCGCCCGCTCACTGGGAGTGGGTGGCGCGGGTGCAGGATGTGGTCAAGGTGCCGGTGTTCGCCAATGGCGAAATCTGGACCGTGGACGACTGGCGCCGCTGCCGTGAAGTCAGTGGTGCCGAACACATCATGTTGGGGCGTGGGCTGGTGTCGCGGCCCGACTTGGGCGTACAGATTGCCGCTGCCCGCGAGGGGCGCGACTACCAGCCGATGAGCTGGGACGACCTGCTGCCGCTGCTGCGCGAGTTCTGGCGCCAGGCCCAGGCCAAGCTGTCGCCGCGCTATGCGCCGGGGCGGATGAAGCAGTGGTTGGCGATGCTGACCCGCAGTTATCCGGAAGCGGTCGTGCTGTTTGCCGAGCTGCGTCGCGAAGATGATTGCGCGCGGATCAGCCGGTTGTTGGGGGGTGAGGTGCAGGCGTTCGAGGCGTGTGTTGCCTGA
- a CDS encoding acyl-CoA thioesterase → MSWDLATPFIIDLRVGSEDIDGLGHANNATYVTWLERCAWRHSQRLGLDLAEYRRLDRAMAVVRHEIDYLAAGYEDDELQLATWIIDWDQRLRMTRRFQLKRPRDGATLLRAQTTFACIELSSGKPKRMPAEFIEGYGQALIGA, encoded by the coding sequence ATGAGCTGGGACTTGGCAACACCCTTCATCATCGACCTGCGTGTCGGCAGCGAGGACATCGACGGCCTCGGCCACGCCAACAATGCCACCTATGTCACGTGGCTCGAACGCTGCGCCTGGCGCCACTCTCAGCGCCTTGGCCTAGACCTTGCCGAGTACCGCCGCCTGGACCGGGCCATGGCGGTGGTGCGCCACGAAATCGATTACCTGGCCGCGGGCTATGAAGATGACGAACTGCAGCTGGCGACCTGGATCATCGACTGGGATCAACGCCTGCGCATGACCCGCCGCTTCCAACTCAAGCGCCCGCGTGATGGCGCGACCCTGCTGCGGGCGCAGACCACCTTCGCCTGTATCGAATTGTCCAGCGGCAAGCCCAAGCGCATGCCTGCAGAGTTCATCGAGGGTTACGGCCAAGCGCTGATCGGTGCCTGA
- a CDS encoding alpha/beta hydrolase, whose protein sequence is MTTLSWIRGVNGTLGHLAPEHVAGKMRRAFMTPRTLPPKAWELPLLAKAERITLRFGLSALRWGKGPTVLLMHGWEGRPTQFAALIEALVQAGHTVVSLEGPAHGRSPGHQAHVVLFARALLEAAAELPPLRAVIGHSMGGASVLLALQMGLRAEAAVSIAAPARLLGVLRGFAHRLGLPARARAAFIRQVERDVGMQITRLDVSGYQLELPGLVVHAADDGLVAVDEARIIHKAWFDSRLLLLEEGGHQRVLADPRLGEAVLELLARASAPARQTA, encoded by the coding sequence ATGACTACCCTGAGCTGGATTCGTGGCGTCAATGGCACCCTCGGCCACCTGGCCCCTGAGCATGTGGCCGGCAAAATGCGCCGGGCATTCATGACCCCACGTACATTGCCCCCAAAAGCGTGGGAGTTGCCGCTGCTGGCCAAGGCCGAGCGCATCACCCTGCGCTTCGGGCTGTCGGCGTTGCGTTGGGGCAAGGGGCCGACAGTATTGCTGATGCACGGCTGGGAAGGGCGCCCCACCCAGTTTGCCGCGTTGATCGAGGCCCTGGTCCAGGCCGGGCATACAGTGGTGTCGTTGGAGGGGCCGGCACATGGTCGCTCTCCAGGCCATCAAGCTCACGTGGTGTTGTTCGCCCGCGCACTGCTGGAAGCGGCTGCCGAGCTGCCGCCGTTGCGCGCGGTGATAGGCCACTCCATGGGTGGAGCCAGTGTGTTGCTGGCGTTGCAGATGGGGCTGCGCGCGGAGGCGGCAGTGAGCATCGCTGCACCCGCCCGGTTGCTTGGCGTGTTGCGCGGCTTCGCGCATCGCCTGGGGTTGCCGGCGCGCGCACGGGCCGCATTCATACGCCAAGTGGAGCGGGATGTGGGGATGCAGATCACGCGCCTGGATGTCAGTGGTTACCAGCTGGAACTGCCAGGCTTGGTGGTACATGCGGCTGACGATGGCCTGGTGGCTGTCGATGAGGCCCGTATCATCCACAAGGCCTGGTTCGACAGCCGCTTGCTGCTGCTGGAGGAGGGCGGGCACCAGCGAGTGCTGGCCGACCCACGTCTGGGCGAGGCGGTGCTCGAATTGCTTGCACGGGCCAGCGCGCCGGCCCGGCAAACGGCCTGA
- a CDS encoding TetR/AcrR family transcriptional regulator — MNDKKSKTRERILEAARSALIQQGPAEPSVSQVMGAAGLTVGGFYAHFESKDELMLEAFRQLLGERRDLLAQVDPSLDGEARRALVTAFYLSRKHRDAQVHACPLPNALGEMQRLPEVFREVLAEHIELMTAKMVDRPEDIDKALADLALMVGGLALARALGTGELSDRVLRAAKSAVI, encoded by the coding sequence ATGAACGACAAAAAGAGCAAAACCCGCGAACGGATTCTCGAAGCTGCGCGCAGTGCCTTGATTCAGCAGGGGCCCGCTGAGCCAAGCGTCAGCCAGGTCATGGGGGCTGCAGGCCTGACGGTAGGCGGGTTCTATGCCCATTTCGAGAGCAAGGACGAACTCATGCTGGAGGCGTTTCGCCAGTTATTGGGCGAACGGCGGGACTTGCTGGCGCAGGTCGACCCCAGCCTGGACGGCGAGGCGCGCCGGGCGTTGGTGACCGCGTTCTACCTTTCGCGCAAGCACCGCGACGCGCAAGTGCATGCGTGCCCGCTGCCCAACGCCCTGGGCGAAATGCAGCGCCTGCCAGAGGTGTTCCGCGAGGTGCTCGCCGAGCACATCGAGCTGATGACCGCGAAAATGGTCGATCGCCCCGAAGACATCGACAAAGCACTGGCCGACCTGGCGCTGATGGTCGGTGGCCTGGCCCTGGCGCGCGCCTTGGGCACTGGCGAGCTTTCTGACCGTGTATTGCGTGCCGCCAAGTCGGCGGTGATCTGA